One Setaria viridis chromosome 3, Setaria_viridis_v4.0, whole genome shotgun sequence DNA window includes the following coding sequences:
- the LOC117847975 gene encoding uncharacterized protein, whose amino-acid sequence MSLAGGWDRRVRGGSGRLELPRQQPPVVVDVGCTCRGARLLSSLISTLKSHARGAVGGKANSPHASSWSTSTTTTTAFTSSVSTTTATSGSSAADVLHSWGPATYAINTSSLDDYDDGVHHHDAEHARRQRRQRRRRRSSKCRRGQGRRAAAAAPEEEEEEAVAVAVEVESAAPYEDFRESMVAMVTEKEMYAWEDLNALLHQFLALNSPRHHPLILTAFADLWAPRGGLFCPPSPCLL is encoded by the coding sequence ATGTCGTTGGCAGGGGGTTGGGATCGGCGTGTACGTGGTGGCAGCGGTAGGTTGGAGCTGCCGCGGCAGCagccgccggtggtggtggacgTCGGCTGCACCTGCCGCGGGGCGAGGCTGCTCAGCTCCCTCATCTCCACGCTCAAGTCCCACGcgcgcggcgccgtcggcggcaaGGCCAACTCACCGCACGCGTCGTCGTGGTCGACgtcgaccaccaccaccacggccttCACGTCCTCCGTctccaccaccacggccacctcAGGCTCCTCCGCTGCCGATGTCCTCCACTCGTGGGGCCCCGCGACGTACGCCATCAACACCAGCTCCCTCGACGACTACGACGACGGGGTCCATCATCACGACGCCGAGCACGCGAGGCGTcagaggcggcagcggcggcggcggaggagcagcaAGTGCAGGAGGGGGcaggggaggagggcggcggcggcggcgccggaggaggaggaggaggaggcggtggcggtggcggtggaggtggagtcCGCGGCGCCGTACGAGGACTTCCGCGAGTCGATGGTGGCGATGGTGACGGAAAAGGAGATGTACGCGTGGGAGGACCTGAACGCGCTGCTGCACCAGTTCCTGGCGCTCAACTCGCCGCGCCACCACCCGCTCATCCTGACCGCCTTCGCCGACCTCTGGGCGCCCCGCGGCGGCCTCTTCTGCCCTCCGTCCCCGTGCCTCCTCTGA